From Gimesia panareensis, the proteins below share one genomic window:
- a CDS encoding glycosyltransferase, with protein MSVILVHTGVSHTRIEYSIWEALNQTWPHSSTIARFGTGFSLEKEVDVSQADLIISTSLEAAASIKCNDHQLHMCYLEPLASNQNPIDHQLVNSLTEIEFAVPTKTLLNQNRDRFTSFVRPPVDTDFFSSGFEKRNDFYLLVVDGPWTVQEQLAVDACVALKQSLSIVGIPADQVPPAVHNEPRVEIIGAVDDPILRDQYRLCKAVICPRDVDFDLSALEAQSCGAPVVIFGGCEAAQSVICFEQHGLGSGIHFFEQTSQSLISAMRELELRPQRCQSVIGWCCAAQFSFHQFQIAFNQAIAKEIAYRIQRAKRAGQSDDQQDQGPAEERAAA; from the coding sequence ATGAGTGTCATATTAGTGCATACAGGCGTTTCACATACGCGCATCGAATACAGTATCTGGGAAGCACTGAATCAAACCTGGCCTCATTCCTCCACGATCGCCCGTTTTGGTACCGGTTTTTCTCTGGAGAAGGAAGTCGATGTCTCCCAGGCTGATCTGATCATCAGTACGAGCCTCGAAGCTGCTGCATCGATCAAGTGCAACGATCACCAGTTGCATATGTGCTACCTGGAACCACTCGCCAGTAATCAGAATCCGATCGATCACCAGCTGGTCAACTCGCTGACCGAAATCGAATTTGCCGTACCAACGAAGACACTGCTGAACCAGAACCGGGACCGCTTTACCTCATTTGTACGGCCCCCTGTCGATACCGATTTTTTCAGCTCCGGTTTTGAAAAACGGAACGACTTTTATTTGCTGGTCGTCGATGGCCCCTGGACTGTCCAGGAGCAGTTGGCCGTTGATGCGTGCGTCGCACTGAAACAGAGTCTGTCGATCGTCGGCATACCGGCAGATCAGGTTCCTCCCGCGGTGCATAATGAACCGCGGGTAGAAATCATCGGTGCCGTTGATGATCCGATCCTGCGAGACCAGTACCGGCTCTGCAAAGCCGTAATCTGTCCCCGCGATGTCGACTTCGATCTGTCTGCACTCGAAGCGCAAAGCTGTGGCGCCCCGGTGGTGATTTTTGGAGGTTGTGAAGCGGCTCAATCGGTGATCTGCTTTGAGCAGCATGGATTGGGCAGCGGAATTCATTTTTTTGAACAGACATCGCAATCGCTGATCTCCGCCATGCGTGAACTGGAATTGCGTCCACAGCGCTGCCAGTCTGTGATCGGCTGGTGTTGTGCCGCCCAGTTCTCGTTCCATCAGTTCCAGATTGCCTTCAACCAGGCGATTGCCAAAGAGATTGCCTACCGCATTCAGCGCGCGAAACGTGCAGGCCAGTCGGACGATCAGCAGGATCAGGGTCCTGCAGAAGAGCGGGCTGCCGCTTAA
- a CDS encoding PVC-type heme-binding CxxCH protein — protein sequence MRFTSIALLTMLLTLAGQNSLVSAQTENQVTEFPRSTDPRIQIELFAENPQIVTPTGIDVDECGRVWAIESNTHFPPEGYRRADSDRILVMSDTEGDGKADQIVRFADGLTYTMSVAVKPTWLKYLEGDADKGKICRSNQVFVATRNEVFLMSDDDGDLKADRKQSLLKVETPGSYPHNGLAGFAFDAAGWMYIGFGENLGAEYTITGADGTAYSGGGEGGNVYRCRPDGTELKLWATGFWNPHASCVDAFGHLFTVDNDPDSRPPCRLLHIIQGGDYGYRFRNGRKGLHPFTSWDGELPGTLPMVAGTGEAPSGILAYESDGLPKEYIGNLLVTSWGDHRIDRFKLKPKGATFTATRTPLIEGGENFRPVGIATAPDGSLYCTDWVLRDYKLHGKGRIWRISRKGQKSISPEKTIAMQQPETYLAQVQKSLDSAHLPTRRLAAWLIGTEGGQTLRNIVNNQEQPLRTRYESMMYLADNSTDVPVINAQHATKQGGPYTPLDTEIMKYDKKNLPVNRIISLLQARDGSDPSYLLYSLQGLIPTIRELGSSRSAESGKLLDQVVDVHDPFIDSELIRLIAQTFQEADFKKTLNHTDALSSRLRLLIILAARRHNPQAIDVIKVALSNPEPELQRALVQWIAEENLVELKPEVLNIMNSKELEPQLFDAVLAAVQLLEGEQRSRNDEALGIEFALKILKNEQYSRNARARALSVIPPQHSQLTAAILKSFLQSGHQPSVLAAIRVLQLAPRKALLGELRELIADQTESELIRTEALVALAAGIPLEQSHDASTALLLATLKDPQPAVRAEALRALRALKEEQSVSETLSKLQSGTEPEIADLAALAAGKNMPALKYEDVAEGGDPGAGRRIFFHPNSVRCSQCHTVHHQGGQVGPDLSVVARAMDRKKLAQSILHPSAEIAPQFTVWTFLMESGKVINGLILGEANKDNLTVGTVDGKVLTIKRKEIEEQIPQKASLMPEKLSERLTKQELRDLIAYLQTLK from the coding sequence ATGCGCTTTACTTCCATCGCCTTGCTGACAATGCTGTTGACGCTTGCTGGTCAGAACTCGCTTGTTTCTGCTCAAACAGAGAATCAGGTGACCGAATTTCCCCGGTCAACCGATCCGCGCATCCAGATAGAACTCTTTGCAGAAAACCCCCAGATTGTGACGCCTACGGGAATTGACGTCGACGAGTGTGGGCGGGTCTGGGCCATCGAAAGCAATACGCATTTTCCCCCCGAAGGATATCGACGGGCCGACTCAGATCGCATCCTCGTCATGTCGGACACAGAAGGCGATGGCAAGGCAGATCAGATCGTGCGCTTTGCAGACGGATTGACTTACACGATGAGTGTCGCCGTCAAACCGACCTGGCTGAAATACCTGGAAGGGGATGCAGACAAAGGCAAAATCTGCCGGTCGAATCAGGTCTTCGTCGCCACTCGCAATGAAGTCTTCCTCATGTCTGATGATGATGGCGATCTCAAAGCGGACCGCAAACAGTCTCTGTTAAAAGTCGAGACCCCCGGCAGCTATCCCCATAATGGGCTGGCTGGCTTTGCATTCGATGCTGCCGGCTGGATGTACATCGGCTTTGGAGAAAATCTGGGCGCCGAATATACCATCACCGGAGCGGACGGAACCGCTTATTCCGGGGGTGGGGAAGGGGGCAACGTCTATCGCTGTCGCCCCGATGGAACCGAACTCAAACTCTGGGCCACCGGTTTCTGGAATCCGCATGCCAGTTGTGTCGATGCGTTCGGCCATCTTTTCACCGTCGACAACGATCCCGACAGCCGTCCCCCGTGCCGCTTGTTGCATATTATCCAGGGGGGAGATTACGGCTACCGGTTCCGCAATGGTCGCAAAGGCTTGCACCCCTTTACCAGTTGGGATGGGGAACTACCGGGGACGCTGCCGATGGTCGCAGGGACCGGTGAAGCACCCTCTGGTATTCTGGCCTACGAGTCAGACGGGCTCCCGAAAGAGTACATTGGTAATCTGCTGGTCACCAGCTGGGGCGATCATCGCATTGACCGTTTTAAGTTGAAACCCAAAGGGGCCACGTTCACCGCCACGCGGACACCGTTGATCGAAGGGGGCGAAAATTTCCGGCCGGTCGGTATCGCCACTGCGCCGGATGGCAGCCTGTATTGTACGGACTGGGTGCTCCGCGATTACAAACTGCACGGCAAGGGACGCATCTGGCGGATCTCTCGCAAAGGACAGAAATCAATTTCCCCGGAAAAGACCATAGCCATGCAGCAGCCGGAAACATATCTGGCGCAGGTGCAGAAATCACTGGATTCAGCGCACCTGCCCACCCGACGTCTGGCCGCCTGGTTGATCGGTACAGAAGGGGGCCAGACGCTCCGCAACATCGTCAACAATCAGGAACAACCTCTGCGGACGCGTTACGAATCGATGATGTACCTGGCTGATAATTCTACCGATGTCCCTGTCATCAATGCGCAGCACGCGACAAAACAGGGGGGACCATATACGCCTCTGGATACGGAAATCATGAAATATGACAAAAAAAATCTACCGGTCAATCGGATTATCTCTCTGCTGCAGGCCAGAGACGGCAGTGATCCCAGCTATCTACTCTACAGTCTTCAGGGACTGATTCCCACGATTCGCGAGCTGGGCAGTTCCCGCTCTGCAGAGTCCGGGAAGTTACTCGACCAGGTCGTCGACGTACATGATCCGTTTATCGATTCCGAATTGATTCGACTGATTGCTCAGACGTTTCAGGAAGCCGACTTCAAGAAAACGCTGAACCATACCGATGCCCTCTCTTCCCGCTTACGGCTATTGATCATCCTGGCAGCCCGCAGGCATAACCCGCAGGCGATCGATGTGATCAAAGTCGCGTTGAGCAATCCGGAACCGGAACTGCAGCGGGCGCTGGTGCAGTGGATCGCGGAAGAGAATCTGGTCGAGTTGAAGCCGGAAGTCCTGAACATCATGAACAGCAAAGAGCTGGAACCGCAGTTGTTTGATGCCGTGCTGGCGGCGGTTCAACTGCTGGAAGGCGAACAGCGGTCCCGCAATGACGAAGCACTCGGGATTGAATTCGCGTTGAAAATTCTCAAAAACGAACAGTATTCCCGCAATGCCCGGGCGCGGGCCTTAAGCGTCATTCCGCCTCAGCATTCGCAGCTCACCGCTGCAATTCTGAAGTCGTTCCTGCAGTCAGGACATCAGCCCAGCGTATTGGCTGCGATTCGTGTCCTGCAGCTTGCTCCCCGTAAGGCATTGCTGGGAGAGTTACGGGAATTGATTGCAGATCAGACCGAATCGGAACTGATTCGCACCGAAGCACTGGTCGCGCTGGCCGCAGGGATCCCGTTGGAACAATCACACGACGCATCGACGGCACTGCTCCTGGCGACACTCAAAGATCCTCAGCCAGCGGTCCGCGCGGAAGCCTTGAGAGCCCTGCGGGCGCTGAAGGAAGAGCAGAGCGTATCGGAAACGCTGTCAAAACTGCAATCGGGAACCGAACCGGAGATTGCCGATCTGGCGGCACTGGCCGCAGGCAAAAACATGCCTGCGTTAAAGTATGAAGATGTCGCTGAAGGGGGAGATCCGGGAGCCGGTCGACGGATCTTCTTTCATCCAAACAGCGTGCGTTGTTCCCAGTGTCATACCGTCCATCATCAGGGAGGGCAGGTCGGCCCTGATTTATCGGTCGTGGCCCGGGCCATGGACCGTAAAAAACTGGCCCAATCCATTCTGCATCCCAGTGCTGAGATCGCCCCCCAGTTCACTGTCTGGACGTTCCTGATGGAGAGTGGCAAGGTCATCAATGGCCTGATTCTGGGAGAGGCCAACAAAGACAATCTGACCGTCGGCACCGTTGACGGTAAAGTGCTTACCATCAAACGCAAAGAGATCGAAGAACAGATTCCGCAGAAAGCCTCTCTGATGCCAGAGAAACTGAGCGAAAGACTGACGAAACAGGAACTGCGCGATCTGATCGCCTACCTGCAGACCTTGAAATAA
- a CDS encoding sensor histidine kinase yields MSQQTVENLEARVKELEAQILDYQKQLIQAQKMSSVGALASSITHEFNNILTTVINYAKLGLRHKEEERRDKAFTKILSAGQRAAKITTGMLSYARGNESRQEPVDLVVLVKSVIALVEKDLMMNRVNLHTHFEAQPEVVLNPNQIQQVLVNLIVNARQAMPGGGRLDLAVRVNSESNLAEVIVRDSGSGISSEQLHHIFEQFYTTKEADENGQGGTGLGLSLAKEVMEAHNGRIRVESAVGKGTAFTLKFPLSTAAIEAA; encoded by the coding sequence ATGTCTCAGCAAACCGTCGAAAATCTCGAAGCCCGTGTCAAAGAACTGGAAGCGCAGATCCTGGATTACCAGAAGCAACTCATTCAGGCCCAGAAGATGAGTTCGGTGGGCGCGCTGGCTTCTTCGATCACTCACGAATTCAACAATATTCTCACCACAGTGATCAACTACGCAAAGCTCGGCCTGCGACACAAAGAGGAAGAACGCCGCGACAAAGCGTTTACCAAAATTCTCTCCGCCGGTCAGCGGGCAGCCAAGATCACTACCGGGATGTTGTCCTATGCCCGCGGGAATGAAAGCCGCCAGGAGCCGGTTGACCTGGTAGTGCTGGTCAAAAGCGTGATCGCCCTGGTGGAAAAAGATTTGATGATGAACCGCGTCAATCTGCATACGCACTTCGAAGCCCAACCGGAAGTGGTCCTGAATCCGAACCAGATTCAGCAGGTGCTTGTCAATCTGATTGTGAACGCCCGCCAGGCAATGCCGGGCGGCGGCAGACTGGATCTGGCTGTGCGAGTCAATTCTGAATCCAATCTGGCAGAGGTGATTGTCCGCGACAGTGGTTCGGGAATTTCGTCCGAGCAGTTGCATCACATCTTTGAACAGTTTTACACAACCAAAGAGGCGGACGAGAACGGCCAGGGGGGAACAGGGCTCGGATTATCTCTCGCCAAAGAGGTCATGGAAGCCCACAACGGACGGATCCGCGTGGAAAGTGCCGTCGGTAAGGGGACTGCGTTTACGCTGAAATTCCCGCTCTCCACGGCTGCGATTGAAGCTGCCTGA
- the istB gene encoding IS21-like element helper ATPase IstB, with the protein MTRKQTKSLVLLQHHLKNLRLPTILRECEKIAARCATDNVDHLGFLLQLCELELIERERRAAERRLKAAKFPTYKTLETFDFQVQPGLNKLLVSELMRGEFIEQRENILLVGNSGTGKTHLAVALGIAACGQGKRVRFYQVTELITQLMEAREQRELTRLKKQLAKLDLLILDELGYVPASKLGSELLFDVISTAYERFSLIVTTNLPFENWTEVLGSERLTGATLDRLTHRCHILETTGESYRLQDAKRRHTKSSSKQPRLTK; encoded by the coding sequence GTGACCAGAAAACAAACCAAAAGCCTGGTGCTGCTGCAGCACCATCTCAAGAACCTGAGGCTGCCCACCATCCTCAGAGAATGCGAAAAGATCGCCGCCCGTTGTGCCACTGACAATGTCGACCATCTGGGATTCCTGTTACAGTTATGTGAACTGGAACTGATTGAACGGGAACGCCGGGCCGCGGAACGACGTCTGAAGGCCGCGAAGTTCCCGACGTATAAGACCCTGGAAACGTTCGATTTTCAGGTCCAGCCCGGCCTCAACAAACTGCTGGTCAGCGAACTGATGCGGGGTGAGTTTATCGAGCAGCGGGAGAATATCCTGCTGGTGGGCAATTCCGGCACCGGCAAGACGCACCTGGCAGTCGCCCTGGGGATTGCCGCCTGCGGCCAGGGAAAGCGGGTCCGCTTTTACCAGGTCACAGAACTGATTACCCAGTTAATGGAAGCCCGCGAACAGCGGGAGTTAACCCGCCTGAAAAAGCAGCTCGCGAAACTCGATCTGCTGATTCTGGATGAACTGGGATATGTCCCCGCAAGTAAACTCGGCTCCGAGTTGCTGTTCGACGTGATCAGCACGGCTTACGAACGTTTCAGCCTGATCGTAACGACCAATCTCCCCTTTGAAAACTGGACCGAGGTCCTGGGCAGCGAACGGCTGACGGGGGCCACACTCGACCGGCTCACCCATCGTTGCCATATCCTGGAAACCACTGGTGAAAGTTACCGGTTACAGGACGCCAAACGGCGGCACACAAAAAGCTCAAGCAAGCAACCGCGACTGACGAAATAA
- a CDS encoding arylsulfatase: MFKLRSSHHLIVCLTILVLCFSGGSLSAAKRPNIILIMCDDMGFSDIGCYGGEVDTPNLNQLANEGMRFTQFYNNAKCTTTRASILTGLYPRFGKGGHLRQNMVTLGEAMKVAGYQTGLSGKWHLMKTKGYAKSEVPGGWLNRYDKTTHPFFRGFDSYYGVLDGCCNFFDPTISDPPYKRAGIRSFGQDAGAVTEFPKDYYTTDAFTDHTLGMIRRYSQNEKPFFIHLCYTAPHYPLHAKPEDIKKYVGKFKMGWEQMRKDRWQRLQELGLAGKNWSLSEGDSRSYDWETANQDFEDLRMAVYAAMIDCMDQNIGRIRQTLNQTGQLDNTLIVFLSDNGGCSEEPGGRDPKVRHPGPKDDYVAVGPAWGWAQNSPFRRYKSWVHEGGISTPCIAWWPGKVPAGTINRSTAHIIDLLPTFLEIADTKYPETYQGHELLPLEGTSMLSLLKGENKTLHDSLAWYWSSNRALRQGPWKLVWDKDVKQWELYNIGDDRCEMKNLADNHPDRVQKMAQDWFTWADKVELGPKVKSK, translated from the coding sequence ATGTTTAAACTGCGCTCATCCCACCATCTCATTGTTTGTCTCACAATCCTGGTCCTGTGCTTTTCTGGCGGTTCGCTTTCGGCCGCGAAACGTCCCAATATCATTCTGATCATGTGCGACGACATGGGCTTTTCGGATATCGGCTGCTACGGAGGCGAAGTCGATACTCCCAATCTGAATCAGCTGGCAAACGAGGGAATGCGGTTCACCCAGTTCTACAACAACGCCAAATGCACGACGACGCGGGCTTCGATTCTGACCGGACTTTATCCCCGCTTCGGCAAAGGGGGACATCTTCGCCAGAACATGGTCACCCTCGGGGAAGCGATGAAAGTCGCCGGCTATCAGACCGGTCTCAGCGGAAAATGGCACCTGATGAAAACCAAGGGTTACGCCAAAAGCGAAGTGCCGGGCGGCTGGCTGAACCGCTATGACAAAACCACGCACCCGTTCTTTCGCGGTTTCGATTCGTATTACGGCGTCCTGGATGGCTGCTGCAACTTCTTTGATCCGACGATCTCCGATCCCCCTTACAAGCGGGCCGGCATCCGCAGTTTTGGGCAGGATGCAGGGGCGGTCACCGAATTTCCGAAAGACTACTACACCACCGACGCCTTTACCGATCACACACTGGGCATGATTCGTCGTTACAGTCAAAATGAAAAACCGTTCTTTATTCATCTCTGTTACACAGCGCCTCACTATCCTCTGCATGCGAAACCGGAAGACATCAAAAAGTATGTCGGAAAATTCAAAATGGGGTGGGAGCAAATGCGGAAAGACCGCTGGCAGCGTCTGCAGGAACTCGGTCTCGCCGGAAAAAACTGGTCGCTCTCGGAGGGGGACAGCCGAAGTTACGACTGGGAAACTGCCAACCAGGACTTCGAAGATCTGCGGATGGCCGTCTATGCTGCGATGATCGACTGCATGGATCAGAACATCGGCCGCATCCGTCAGACATTGAATCAAACCGGACAGCTCGACAATACCTTAATCGTTTTCCTTTCCGATAACGGGGGCTGCAGTGAGGAACCGGGCGGACGCGACCCGAAAGTTCGTCATCCCGGCCCGAAAGACGATTACGTCGCCGTCGGTCCCGCCTGGGGCTGGGCCCAGAACTCCCCCTTCCGCCGTTACAAGTCGTGGGTTCACGAAGGGGGCATCTCTACTCCCTGTATCGCCTGGTGGCCCGGCAAAGTCCCCGCCGGTACGATCAACCGCAGCACCGCACATATCATCGATCTCCTGCCCACCTTCCTGGAAATCGCAGACACCAAATATCCAGAGACTTACCAGGGACACGAACTGCTCCCCCTGGAAGGGACCAGCATGCTGAGTCTGCTCAAAGGGGAAAATAAAACACTCCATGATTCACTGGCCTGGTACTGGTCCAGCAACCGGGCGCTGAGACAGGGACCCTGGAAACTGGTCTGGGACAAAGATGTCAAACAATGGGAGCTCTACAATATCGGTGATGATCGTTGTGAAATGAAGAACCTCGCGGACAATCATCCCGATCGCGTCCAAAAGATGGCACAGGACTGGTTCACCTGGGCAGACAAAGTCGAACTGGGACCCAAAGTCAAATCGAAATAA
- a CDS encoding twin-arginine translocation signal domain-containing protein: MSASNQSRRDFLKTTAAGTTAALFGAPAIHAASKTDSRVVLGSGDHQYKVTHNWAKLPSKFTWQTTHNVAIDKDGFVYVIHEGRADQTDHPSIFVFDPQGKYVRSFGSQFQGGGHGLEVRQEGNEQFLYVTAYQHLKTFAKLDLKGETVWQKYAPMVSGFYASGEATHPKKVWGRDRFLPTNFAFHPDGGFYLADGYGAYEIHRYDKDGKWLFAFGGQGKEDGKFNLPHGLWIDARPGREPSVVVADRANARLQWFTLDGKHLETMTGFILPANLDTYEDLLLVPDLASRITLLDGKNKVIAHLGQDPEWAKAMKTAKPRMRETPEKWQAGRFVHPHDACFDQDGNIFVAEWVATGRVSRLKRLV, encoded by the coding sequence ATGTCTGCATCAAATCAGTCACGCCGCGACTTTCTGAAAACCACCGCTGCCGGCACCACGGCGGCCCTGTTCGGTGCTCCCGCGATCCATGCCGCCTCAAAAACCGATTCACGTGTCGTTCTCGGTTCGGGTGATCACCAGTATAAAGTCACGCACAACTGGGCGAAACTCCCCTCAAAATTCACCTGGCAGACGACGCACAATGTTGCCATCGACAAAGACGGCTTCGTGTATGTGATCCATGAAGGACGGGCCGATCAGACCGATCATCCTTCGATTTTTGTATTCGATCCCCAGGGAAAATATGTGCGTTCGTTCGGCAGTCAGTTCCAGGGGGGCGGACATGGCCTGGAAGTCCGTCAGGAAGGGAACGAGCAGTTTCTGTATGTGACCGCGTATCAGCATCTGAAAACGTTCGCCAAACTGGACCTCAAGGGGGAAACGGTCTGGCAGAAGTATGCACCGATGGTTTCCGGGTTTTACGCTTCTGGCGAAGCGACGCATCCCAAGAAGGTGTGGGGCCGCGATCGTTTCTTGCCAACCAACTTCGCATTTCATCCGGACGGGGGCTTTTATCTGGCCGACGGGTATGGGGCTTACGAGATCCACCGCTATGACAAAGACGGAAAATGGCTCTTCGCGTTTGGTGGCCAGGGGAAAGAGGACGGTAAATTCAATCTGCCGCACGGACTGTGGATCGACGCTCGTCCGGGACGTGAGCCGTCTGTCGTTGTTGCGGATCGTGCGAATGCCCGGCTGCAGTGGTTCACCCTGGATGGCAAGCACCTGGAAACGATGACCGGCTTTATCCTGCCTGCGAACCTGGACACCTACGAGGATCTGCTGCTGGTACCCGATCTGGCATCCCGGATTACGCTGCTCGACGGGAAGAATAAAGTCATTGCGCACCTGGGACAGGATCCTGAATGGGCCAAAGCGATGAAAACCGCCAAGCCACGGATGCGGGAAACCCCGGAGAAATGGCAGGCGGGCCGCTTCGTGCATCCGCATGATGCCTGCTTCGACCAGGACGGCAATATCTTCGTTGCTGAATGGGTGGCCACCGGTCGTGTCAGCAGACTTAAACGACTGGTCTAG
- a CDS encoding exo-alpha-sialidase — protein MKRTLLLLTLLFSTCSFTLAAADSPAPKIKLSPETEKKCLEVLRAAIQSDEFWPSMHAAEALTLAGKGAEVRMIVEPKLKTDKDDQHRCGLARELVRAGDRSKAAIMFQILAGKNPYGHVHACESLYKVNELGDGFLIRAAMKSENPKKAMMAAALLCRWGNPKAFEVVRKYLEDPDVKTASIAAWIIARVGDKQDIPALRANVKRTDDAFTRCYFECALAMLGDPEGLEAVKRNHSSSDPAVKTYSAIFAGEAGASNLKDKLIKQLSDENLDARIRAAQALIVLAKSEPPKDEIVVTDVYEASTEYPRYSEGSILPLNDGSLLYATTQFVGSHSDFATARIIGKKSMDGGRTWSKPRVLQENTGKKNVMSATLRYLASPLHEKRPIGLFYLKKNTLSDLKAYLKISNDNAKTFGPPIEITTPPGYHVMNNDRITILSSGRWLAPVASTADVGKVNHFVCTCFISDDQGKTWRQSKGSVDYAKRGAMEPEVFELKDGKVLMIFRTQFGHIGSSISGDGGNTWSTPASWGVRAPEAPATLRRVPSTGDLMLVWNDNFDPNAKSHGGQRAPLTVAISDNEGQTWKLKKNLETDADHGYSYISLIFYKGRAIMSYYVSDPDQKISSRFRSIPLSWFYEESDD, from the coding sequence ATGAAACGCACACTTTTACTATTAACTCTCCTGTTCTCAACCTGTTCGTTCACGCTGGCTGCTGCCGATTCGCCGGCCCCGAAAATCAAGCTCAGTCCGGAAACGGAAAAGAAATGCCTGGAAGTGCTGCGGGCAGCGATTCAGAGTGATGAGTTCTGGCCTTCGATGCACGCCGCCGAGGCATTGACGCTGGCCGGGAAAGGAGCGGAAGTTCGTATGATCGTGGAGCCGAAACTGAAGACCGACAAAGACGACCAGCACCGCTGCGGACTGGCGCGCGAGCTGGTCCGTGCGGGAGATCGTTCCAAAGCCGCGATCATGTTCCAGATTCTGGCAGGGAAGAATCCTTACGGACATGTGCATGCCTGCGAGTCTTTGTACAAAGTCAATGAACTGGGTGACGGCTTCCTGATCCGGGCAGCGATGAAGTCGGAGAATCCCAAGAAAGCGATGATGGCAGCCGCCCTGCTCTGCCGCTGGGGAAATCCAAAAGCGTTTGAAGTGGTACGAAAATATCTGGAAGACCCCGATGTTAAAACGGCGAGTATCGCGGCCTGGATCATTGCCCGTGTGGGTGACAAACAGGACATCCCCGCCCTCAGAGCGAATGTGAAACGGACCGATGATGCTTTCACCCGCTGCTACTTTGAATGTGCCCTGGCGATGCTGGGGGATCCGGAAGGTCTGGAGGCGGTCAAACGGAATCATTCCAGCAGCGATCCCGCGGTGAAAACGTACTCGGCTATCTTCGCGGGAGAAGCAGGCGCGAGTAACCTGAAAGACAAACTGATTAAGCAGCTGAGCGACGAAAATCTGGATGCACGGATCCGGGCGGCCCAGGCGCTGATCGTGCTGGCAAAAAGCGAGCCTCCGAAAGACGAAATCGTCGTCACCGATGTCTATGAAGCTTCAACTGAGTATCCCCGCTACAGCGAAGGTTCGATCCTGCCCTTGAACGATGGTTCTCTGCTCTATGCGACGACACAGTTCGTCGGCAGTCATTCCGATTTCGCGACAGCCCGGATTATCGGAAAGAAGTCAATGGACGGAGGCCGCACCTGGAGTAAACCACGCGTGCTGCAGGAAAATACGGGCAAGAAGAATGTGATGTCCGCTACGCTCCGCTACCTGGCGAGTCCGCTGCATGAGAAACGTCCGATCGGGCTGTTTTACTTGAAGAAGAACACGCTTTCAGATCTGAAGGCGTATCTGAAGATTTCTAATGACAATGCCAAAACATTCGGACCGCCGATCGAAATTACGACTCCCCCCGGCTATCACGTGATGAACAACGACCGGATCACGATTCTCTCCAGTGGACGCTGGCTGGCGCCGGTCGCTTCGACTGCCGATGTGGGCAAGGTCAATCATTTTGTCTGCACTTGCTTTATCTCGGACGATCAGGGCAAAACCTGGAGACAATCCAAAGGGAGCGTTGATTATGCGAAACGGGGCGCGATGGAACCGGAGGTGTTTGAGCTCAAAGATGGCAAGGTGCTGATGATCTTCCGTACCCAGTTTGGGCATATCGGTTCCAGCATTTCCGGAGACGGCGGCAACACCTGGAGTACGCCTGCCTCGTGGGGTGTGCGTGCTCCGGAAGCGCCGGCGACACTGCGTCGCGTGCCTTCGACGGGTGATTTGATGCTGGTCTGGAACGACAACTTTGATCCGAACGCCAAAAGCCACGGCGGACAGCGGGCGCCGCTGACCGTCGCGATCAGCGATAATGAAGGACAGACCTGGAAGTTGAAAAAGAACCTGGAGACGGATGCCGACCACGGCTATTCCTACATCAGCCTGATCTTTTACAAGGGCCGGGCCATCATGAGTTATTATGTCAGCGATCCGGACCAGAAGATCTCGTCGCGTTTTCGTTCGATTCCGTTGTCCTGGTTTTACGAGGAGTCTGACGACTAG